From Parambassis ranga chromosome 9, fParRan2.1, whole genome shotgun sequence, the proteins below share one genomic window:
- the LOC114441667 gene encoding fibrinogen C domain-containing protein 1-like, which yields MMLNDQWTIMNNSSSELDSKRPSKHKRCCNFLLWSLVVLVLIASVVTATVTILYLNQYPLPFISRGGLSSPVIATNPKESGALVTVSRVADGEPISIFLDPNCPDFSEHFLRWEALQSSLLRTLTNHNADDWQERGLVQKLSEELKVLSGHAHNLRLEYDSLKRGHGVLDQRLDGLQSEQSRIVQVLSDSHSGVLKLAAGLSDSLISLQRETESLQRLKSELSRDNTHAAVRPRDCSDVLAAGVSQDGVYSVFPPHDPDGFMVYCDMTTDGGGWTVIQRREDGSVNFFKGWDAYRDGFGTTTGEHWLGLHRIYSLTRLGGVELRIDMADFDNATAFAHYSDFSVGRDSVNPEEDGYPLSVDGYSGTAGDALLKHSGMRFTTKDRDQDQSENNCAAYYQGAWWYRNCHTSNLNGQYLRGGHASYADGVEWSSWTGWQYSLRFTEMKIRPRPKPEPQQS from the exons atgATGCTAAATGACCAGTGGACCATCATGAACAACAGCAGCTCGGAGCTCGACAGCAAGCGGCCCAGCAAACACAAG AGGTGCTGCAACTTCCTGTTGTGGTCGCTCGTCGTGTTGGTTCTCATTGCATCCGTTGTCACGGCAACAGTCACCATCCTGTACCTGAACCAATATCCTCTGCCCTTCATCAGCAG GGGTGGACTCTCCTCACCTGTGATTGCAACCAATCCCAAGGAGTCCGGTGCCCTGGTGACAGTGTCACGGGTTGCAGACGGTGAACCAATCAGCATCTTCCTGGACCCGAACTGTCCAGACTTCAGTGAGCACTTCCTGCGCTGGGAGGCACTGCAGAGCTCACTGCTGCGAACGCTGACCAATCACAATGCAGATGACTGGCAGGAACGGGGATTGGTCCAGAAGCTGTCCGAGGAGCTGAAGGTGCTATCAGGCCACGCCCACAACCTGAGGCTGGAATATGACTCGCTGAAAAGAGGTCATGGTGTTCTGGACCAGCGGCTGGATGGACTGCAGAGCGAGCAGAGCCGCATCGTCCAG GTGTTGTCTGACAGTCACTCAGGTGTGTTGAAGCTAGCAGCAGGTCTCAGTGATTCTCTGATCAGcctgcagagggagacagagagtcTACAGAGACTGAAGAGTGAGCTGAGCAGAgacaacacacatgcag CTGTCAGACCCAGGGACTGCAGTGATGTCCTGGCCGCCGGTGTCTCACAGGATGGAGTGTATTCTGTGTTTCCCCCACATGACCCGGACGGCTTCATGGTATATTGTGACATGACCACTGATGGAGGAGGCTGGACG GTGATCCAGAGGAGGGAGGACGGCTCGGTGAACTTCTTCAAAGGGTGGGACGCCTACAGGGACGGCTTCGGCACGACCACAGGAGAACACTGGCTGG GCCTGCACAGGATCTACTCTCTCACCCGCTTAGGGGGGGTCGAGTTACGTATCGACATGGCTGACTTCGACAACGCCACAGCGTTTGCACATTACTCTGACTTCTCTGTCGGCCGAGACTCTGTGAACCCAGAGGAGGACGGATACCCGCTGAGTGTGGACGGCTACTCTGGGACAGCAG GCGACGCTCTCCTGAAGCATTCTGGGATGCGGTTCACCACCAAAGATCGGGATCAGGATCAGTCAGAGAACAACTGTGCCGCATACTACCAGGGGGCGTGGTGGTACCGGAACTGCCACACCTCCAACTTAAATGGGCAGTACCTGAGAGGAGGCCACGCCTCCTACGCAGACGGGGTGGAGTGGTCCAGCTGGACAGGCTGGCAGTACTCGCTCCGCTTCACCGAGATGAAGATACGACCCCGACCCAAACCTGAGCCTCAACAGAGCTGA